One window of Mesoplodon densirostris isolate mMesDen1 chromosome 15, mMesDen1 primary haplotype, whole genome shotgun sequence genomic DNA carries:
- the HSPB8 gene encoding heat shock protein beta-8: MADGQMPFPCHYTSRRRRDPFRDSPLSSRLLDDGFGMDPFPDDLTASWPDWALPRLSSAWPGTLRSGMVPRGPSAVARFGVPAEGRSPPPFPGEPWKVCVNVHSFKPEELMVKTKDGYVEVSGKHEEKQQEGGIVSKNFTKKIQLPAEVDPVTVFASLSPEGLLIIEAPQIPPYSPFGESSFNNELPQDSQEVTCT, from the exons ATGGCTGATGGTCAGATGCCCTTCCCCTGCCATTACACGAGCCGCCGGCGCCGGGACCCCTTCCGGGACTCACCCCTGTCCTCCCGCCTGCTGGATGATGGCTTCGGCATGGACCCCTTCCCCGACGACTTGACTGCCTCTTGGCCCGACTGGGCCCTGCCTCGACTCTCCTCCGCCTGGCCGGGGACCCTGAGGTCGGGCATGGTGCCCCGGGGGCCCTCTGCTGTGGCCAGATTCGGGGTGCCTGCCGAGGGCAGGAGCCCGCCCCCCTTCCCCGGGGAGCCCTGGAAAGTGTGTGTCAACGTGCACAGCTTTAAGCCGGAGGAACTGATGGTAAAGACCAAGGACGGCTACGTGGAGGTGTCTG GTAAACATGAAGAGAAGCAGCAAGAAGGTGGCATTGTTTCCAAGAACTTCACAAAGAAAATCCA GCTTCCTGCAGAAGTGGATCCTGTGACAGTATTTGCCTCGCTTTCCCCAGAAGGCCTGCTGATCATCGAAGCCCCCCAGATCCCCCCTTACTCACCATTTGGAGAGAGCAGTTTCAACAACGAGCTTCCCCAAGACAGCCAGGAAGTCACTTGTACCTGA